Within Lolium rigidum isolate FL_2022 chromosome 5, APGP_CSIRO_Lrig_0.1, whole genome shotgun sequence, the genomic segment ggaaaaaactAAATACCCGAGTCTTCATCCAAGAAAAGtttcatcgcggccgccatcgcagaacccatctcgggagggttctgaagcttttCCCAGCACccttccggagggggaaatcatcgccggaggcatctacatcaccatagccgcctctgaagtgatgcgtgagtagttcatccctggattatgagtccatagcagtagctagatggttgtcttatccaatttgtgcctcatgtttagatcttgtaagctgcctatcatgatcaacatcatctttatgtaatggtacatgttgtgtttgctgggatccgatgaatattgaatactatggttgagattgatgtcatatgttatttgtgatcttgcatgctctccgttgctagtagatgctttgtccaagtagatgcttgtgactccaaaagggagtatttatgctcgatagtgggttcatgcctctagtaatctgggagagtgataataacttctaagattgtagatgtgttgttgctactagggagaaacaacaatgttttatctgagggcaattctattgtttactttacatacaatgcttaatgcaattatctgttgcttgtAACATAATACTGAAAGGGatgcggacgctaaccggaaggtggattattagtcatagatgcagttggattacggtctatgtattatgttgtaatgctcaaaCGAATCTCACAGTAGTCGCCTTGCTATGTATGAtctttattttgtcaattgcccaactataatctgTTCACCCAAcacgctatttatctttatggagagacatcgctagtgaactgtggaccccggtcctttcttttacactgataaattcaaccactgcaatcctgctctatttacttactgcaagctctgctctctttaattactgcaaacatctccttccactcgatacatttaatcctttgattCAGCAAAACCACAATCTCACTGTGAGtgtgggcaaagtattgtgattgtgttgtgtgcaggtttcatgtTGTTGATGAtgccggtagtgcaccctgccaatagtcagccagcaacaccttcagaagtcactcatttctcctactggttaattaaacattggtttcttactgaggaaaaacttgctgattttctcatcacaccttcctcttggggtttcgcaACTACTTGTATCGAGCACCATCAGGTGGTACGGGCATCTGGTACTGTCATAGATGACCGTACCACTAGTCGTTAAGTATTTGGACTCCTGCAGTAATTTGGACGCCATTTCTTCATACGAACTCCGATTGAGGTGTTCTTTGTCTCGCTGGATTCGTATGGACAAGATCTAAAACATCATGATCTTGGATCTTTATTATCTTGTGATAGACAATTTTGTTTATTTCCACCATTGAAAGGGCCAAGTCTCGGTGCCTGTAACTCCTCCATACTACCTCCCTTTGGCTCATTTCCTTATGTTTTTTCCATAAATGTTAATAACACCTACACACACCAATGACAAGCAAAAGTgataaaatcctactaaaactaTTAGTTGCACAAATCTCTCATTAAAATGAATCATAACTTGTAATCACGCATTTAGAATATAATTAGAGCTAGACAGAGCATGTAATGAGACAAAAAAAAGTATATGTTTATGTAGTGGAAAACATGTCGCTTTTTGGACTCATCACCGCTCACCCCTGCTCGAGCTACATCACTGCTATGCAGAACACGTAGGGTGTAGAGAAGACCCGCCTTCCCCGACTCAGATGGCGCCCTAAAGGCCTAGATCTGCGCCGAATGGGCTAGGTCGGTGCCTCCCTACCGTTGCCTACCATCTTGCGCTACCTAGCAtcccacggccgcgccgccgtacCGTCACCGCCCAGCCGGAGTCATGTCTGCGTCGCCTAGGAACACCGCCGTCCGGAAGGTTGGGGCACCGacctgttgaagtgtataagtagattgcctagccctttccatcagttcggacttttggttcaagtggctagtgcatgaagcttaacatggtatcagagcccaggtctcgagttcaaatcctggctttcacaatttattctaaaaattatctcttctcccccctcttctcgcagccgcagccgccgcccgccccggcaCCATGCCGTcccgcgcccggccgccgccgctgcctctttgcctctctacatgtgttgacttgtcttctcatcttcccgtcacacgtgagagggggtgttgaagtgtataagtagattgcctagccctttccatcagttcggacttttggttcaagtggctagtgcatgaagcttaacacgaCCAACCTCCACGCGCCCAAGGAAAGGAAATCTTCCGGTGTTGGTGCCACCAAGGCTTTGTTTGGCGGCGACGGGGGAAGAGCTGGGAGGGGGAGGGGTTGGACGGAGGCCGGCTGGGTGCCCTcgtggggcggggggggggggcgagcgAGATGGGGGAGAGAAGTTTTTTCTCCTAATTTTTATATGTTCCGCGCGAGATCAAACCCATCCTTCTTGAAGTATGGAATTGAATCCTCGCTCAGAGTATCTAGAGATCTCATGATGGTATAAACTTGATCAGTATGACGCATGCACCCCTATTTCATGAAGGATTGTTTTCACGATCCAAAGTCAATCCTGCTTCGGAGATCTGAGGAAGCTTTATTTTTACCTGCAAGGGGCTCGGGTCAACAGGTTTGGATCAAATACGCAGTGATGATGCACCCGATGAGGTTTATAGATGGGACCTAGGGTATATGGCTATGGATCTCTACAACGTCGACTGGGTGTAGATGTGTGCAACCTTCTCTTCTGTACGAATGACTTTTGTATACATAGTCATTGGTGGTACGAGTCTCCATGTTGCACGATAGGTCTTTGTAGTCTTGCACGTTAAGTCTTGGCCATGTGTCTTAGTTCGATGTACCTCTGGTTGAGGAAGTTTTCTTGAAGTCTTGGTGTAGCCCAACAGGTAGGTCGGTTGGAGCAACGTGGAAACATGACTTCGCGTCGTTGGCATCATGGTCGTCTTGGGCTTAGAACGGGTGTGAGCACGTGTATGTAGGGGTATTGGCTGGCTCCACTTATATGCCACCACTGGGTTATCCACGGGATGATTTCCTGTCCTCGCTATACTCATTGTAATGGCATTTTTTGTTGCTGTGGCCCCGGTCCACGACGAGCACCGTGGTGGGTTCATTAGATCTAGAGTTTAGGAGGACGGTGACACGATGTTGGTCTAAGAGGGAGCGGGGAATGAGCGAGTGGGATCTAGGGTTCCCACGGGAACCCATCTCCACTCAAGTAATGGAAGCGAGGGAAGTAGGAGGGGCTTTTAGGTCAGGCTGAGGGACAACCGCAACCCAACAGACAATGATGGTGGATCGAGGAGTGGGAGCACGCGGCCCTCATCCACGAGGGTGGAGGGTGAAACTGGTTCAGACTCCACTCGTTGGTCCACTACCAGTCTAGGAAGGGGGGAATAGGGTCCAACACAACCAAAACCCTAACTTGATATACCACTGGAGCACTGGCGGAGCATCACATCGGCCATACTGGGCTCCGGCCCAGTCTTCTAAAAATGCAAATTACTATTACCAGCGTATATGGTCCAAGCCCATCTGGCCAGTCCTACGACTACTCCTACCTCCTCCTATGTCTGTTTCACTCTGATTCTTCTGCAGCTCCCCCGTCCCCCAAATTCCCCATGTATTATGTGTAGTAGGTCTTCCATATACCTCAGAATCCCCAAGGCCAAGCTCACTATTTCTTCTCTCGCTAGCTCAATCCAGCTAAAATAGCTCCTCTAACATCAAGAATTGAACCAAACTGTAGCTTCAAAATCAGATGGTGATGGTCACCATAGCTCAGGCGTGTCCGCTACCGTGGAGCATCAGATCGAGCAATATATTCAAGAAATCGAATCATTGAGTGTTTAATCCTCTTGCTGTGTGGTGATCTCAAACAATAAATTGATGTATGCCGATTGGGATATTTGGAGTTTTATTTGGGCGCTACACATACACCATAATTCATATGCTTTTGCTTAGCTTAAAACTCATCTACTAGCTTTTGTATAATCCGTTAGGTAGTTTTGGTTCAAGTTTTCAACATAAAACCATCATGACATATTACAAAAGAAAATGAGATGATGCAAGTGAAACTACTGAAGATTCTTCTCCCGGCCCTGAACATGAACCATTGGCATTGTTTGAAGTTGAACAACCAAGACAAAACGAAGTACTAAATCTGAACCAGTGTTCTCATACTAAATTATGTGAACATATTACAATATCAGTATACCTCTATATGGAAATTCTCTCTGCTTATTTAATAGTCACAATTTTTTGAAATACCTTATATGTGATTGTTTGGCGTTAAAGGCAATTGGCCCTCCCTTTCTTCCGTACCACACTCCGCCAGTGCACTGGAGCGAATTTGGCACCCCCCCAAAAAAAAGACCATGAGGGAACTACCAGGAAATCCTCCACCATCAACAAGGGCAACAGACAACGGTTGAACCGCCCGAGGCGAACACCGCACGCTCATGGGACAACGACCTAGCCACCAAGCTAGACAAACCCTAGCCGCAATTGAAGAAATCCTGCATGGGAAGGGCCATATCTGGGGCAAGACGGGGCCCAAGGAAGCTCTTCCTCGTCTGAGATCTCTCTTCCAAGGACCCAGAAGCGAGACCACATAGGCTGCCACCTTGGTAGTACTCTCTCAATTGGCCTCACCTCCTTTAAAGGGGAAAATTTAAGATCATACCGATATCCGCAGAAAATTCATCTACAGCCATTTCATTTCAAGGGGAGATACTACTGCATGTCTAATGCTAGTCCTACAACTAATACCAATATACATTTCAGCGTTAGAGAATAAACTGCCTTCACCCTGGCCTGAAATAGCTGAACATTAAGGCCACATCCATGTATGTTTGAAGGGACATCATCGCATGGATTCACAGAGTAAGGATATAAACCCATACAGTTCGATAACAAAATTCAGGAAGATCGAACACTGATGTCTGTAGCATCACATGGTGAAGCCTTGCTGTGTATCAAAATGCGCTTCTCTCCCTTAACAACACATCTTGCTGTATCAACTGTATCCTGCATCACGTCAACCACGATTAGCTAGCAAAAAAATCTTTCTGAAGCAAATAACTAAACCCTGTCCTGGAAACGAACTGCCAGGTTATTAGAAAAACATACTGCAATGGCAACACTGGACTAAACTGCAACATTGGACTAAACTGCAACCATAATATCAGAAGAACATCTGCAGTCTGCCATTTGTTTTGTCCATTTCCAATTATGGCAACACTGGACTAAACTGCAACATTATAGAACAAGTTGCGGCACAACTGAAAAGGGCAGAAACAATTGCACGTGCTAGGTATCAGAAATGTGAGCAAGTTTCATGCTGTAGTGTCTACATGTATGTGTAACTCCTTTATGAAGCATTTGCATGGAGCATGAACAATGTGCACGTAGAATGAATGCTGATTTAGTAAACCACCATGCAGATACAAACTTGAAGAAACTTCTTTTGTTCAGATCGAACATGATATTCTCCAATTCAGTGTTAAACACCTTACACTGCATACCTAATTTTGATCTAGTCTTCTACATTCTTCAATTCCATGCTAATTAAACACCTTGCATTACATTCTCAAAAATATTTGTTTGCTTTCCGGTAAAATGATATCATGTATCATGTACCGATGTCCCACAAATTCTTAACAAAATAATTCAGACATTCTCTAGACAGCATTTTAAGATTTCATGGCACAAAACTAGATCAATAGACAATTTCACTCTTACCAGCTCTGATGAACCAGGCACGAAAACACCAAACTGAAGCTCTGAGCTATACAACTTCAAGATCTCCACAAGCTGCATCACCTAATACATTTTGGTCCAGGCCTGTGCTTGCCTCTTCTTCAAATTCATTGTCACTGTTTATGCCTTCTGCCTCTTCCAGTTCATCTGTGCCAGAGTTTCTCTGTGTTATCTCTTCAATATTATCATCTGGGTAAACAGCTATCCTTATGCGTTTGCCTTTGATGTATCGGTATTCAAATTTTGGAGGTGGATATTTCCTATTTAACTTTTCGTATTTATCCAGCATATCTAGCTTCTTAAATACTACACTGAGCATCCTGACAATTGAACGATCAGGTCGAACACCCAGCTCTTCCATATCAGCAAAAACCTGGATGAGTTGTGACGGATACATAATATGGTTAGAAAATGGAACAACCATTGATGTAAGCATCATTTTCATACCCATATTTCAAACATAGCGTTTTTACCACAAAAGAATATTTTGATACAATCACAGTTTAAGGTCAATACCATGAAGAGGACAACCAACTCAAACTCCAAATCACTTAATAGTAGCACACAGTTAGGtagaaaataaaaacaatatCGATTCACATTATACTATGCGTCAGTTAAGCATGTGGACAGTTTGCAGCATTATAGTTATTGTCCCTCCATGCAAGTAGGACCAAATGGTGCAAATCCACACCTATAAGATTTGCACACTAAAAAAAAATAGTATAATTAGTTTTCCTACCTCAAACATCTTCTGGTATGACCCCAAACTATAGTACAAGGAGATCATCTTCATGAAAAATATACGGGGCAAACCCTCCATATATCTCGAGAATATCTTTCCAAATAGTTCTTCTGCTTCCTCAACTCGTCCATCCTCAATTAAAGCAGTTAATAAAGTCTGATAGCTTCCCATGGTCTTCCCTTGACCTTTATTGAACATCCACTTGATAACCTAGATGGGAGATTACGCAATTGTGTTACTGATACCAAAAAGGGAATACTATTCAAGGGGAGGAGTTAACTCTACATATTCAAGACTTGTCCTTTGGTAGAGAAATAATATTCAGCAACAATTTCATTAGAAATACATGTTCAAAACATATCCGACAAAATAATCAATGCATCACTCCAAAAATTAGGAACTCCCATTGAATACCTGAATTATTCTTTTCCATTCCTTTTCCTCCTCAAGCGTatgcaatgccttctttaccgcTATCAAGGGAAACTCCAGTTCCCATGCAACAAATGAATCAAGAGCACCATAAACTTCCTCCTTTACATTAGACAAATCTTTAATCTGCAGGAGAAGACAAAAGATTTAGGGATTTGAAACCACTCAACGAATCAAATTGTACCTGCAAAAGATGAGgtaaatggaacactggacataaCACTTGGTGCGAAAACAATAAAGAACATGTAATTTCTGTTGGACAGAAGCTGTTTTTCGGAATAAGAAGTGCACTCGAACCAATTCGAAATGACTAGAGACACTGAAACTTGTGGAGTTCCATCAGAAAGCTGAAGTAGAGAGCAGTTGTGTATGTGCAGGCATGCAGTTTTGAGGTAATCTATCGTCTTAGCAGGAATGAGCAACAGCGGAATAGCGGAATGTACAAGAACCTTACACATTTTGAGCAACAAACGAATGTATATATACAGACTCTAATTACAGTCGCAACAGCGGAATGTACAAGAACCTTACACATTTGACAAGCTTTTGCGACTTGGAAACGGTTCCGATCCTCTTATCTGTTTTCCATACTCTAGGATACCTTGGTCTCGGACCCCTGGCACCACATACCTGTGCTCCAGCCACAAGGTTGTAATCAGGATTAGCACCAGTACCACCAAATATTCAGGAAGCAAACATGGTACAGAGGCAAATGGAGCTCACCACTACAGAGTTGAACTTTCGAAAATGCGCGTCGGTGGCTCTCTCCGACACTAGACCAAATGCAGGCGTTCCATATCTCAAGGAAAGCATGCTGTAATCTGCAGTGGGAAACTGTCGTAAGCAAGCACATATTGCTGATTAATTCGCAGAATATAGTAGGAAAAGATAAGAAGCAAACTTTGTGGAGGCTAATCAGTTTGGGTCTAAACTCTCACAAGCAGTTACCCCCAAATTTAATCCTCCATTCAATACTATCTCCTGCTCCCTGCTTCTCCCTCCTTAGATCCCCAAATTAAGATTGCGGAGGTGCAGAAAGCAGAGGTACGCGATGAGATAGGCCGGCGTGACTGGCGGCGACGCGCGTGGAGCGACGGCAGGCGTCAGCGGTGGATTCGACCTTTGGGTTGGCCGGCGCACGAGGTGCCTAGGTCGTACTGGCGGCGGAGTGGAGACGAAGGTAAGTTTTCAGAGGTTCAAGATAAGATAAGAGCGAATTTCAAGAAAACCACAGCTTCGCGAGCACTTCTTTTTTAAATGTAACTTTTGGAATTTGTATGGCAAAATCTACTGCATTTCAAGAAAATCATAGCCTCCCGAGCACTTCTTTTAAGGCAACTTTTGGATTTTGTAGGATAAAATTTACTGCTCC encodes:
- the LOC124653672 gene encoding pentatricopeptide repeat-containing protein At4g21190-like, with protein sequence MLSLRYGTPAFGLVSERATDAHFRKFNSVVVCGARGPRPRYPRVWKTDKRIGTVSKSQKLVKCIKDLSNVKEEVYGALDSFVAWELEFPLIAVKKALHTLEEEKEWKRIIQVIKWMFNKGQGKTMGSYQTLLTALIEDGRVEEAEELFGKIFSRYMEGLPRIFFMKMISLYYSLGSYQKMFEVFADMEELGVRPDRSIVRMLSVVFKKLDMLDKYEKLNRKYPPPKFEYRYIKGKRIRIAVYPDDNIEEITQRNSGTDELEEAEGINSDNEFEEEASTGLDQNVLGDAACGDLEVV